Below is a window of Halarcobacter anaerophilus DNA.
AAATAAAAAAAGAAGCTATAACTTAGAAAAAAGATATATAAGAAAAGACGGAAAACTTATTTGGACTGAAATTTTTGTAAATCATATAACAGATAAAAAAGGAAAGTTTTTATATACCTTGGGAGTTGTTACTGATATTTCAAAAAGAAAAGGTATTCAAGATACTATTTTAGAACAAACTAAAACAATGCAGTTATATCTTGATATTGTCGATGTTGCTATTGTAGTAGTAAACAAACAAGGGAATATAACCTTGGTAAATAGAAAAACCTGTGAAATACTAGGTTTTGAGGAATACTCTATATTAGGAAAAAACTGGTTCAAAAACTTTATCAGCAAAGATGAAAGAATGGATCAAATCAAAGATTTCCAAGATGCAATAATAAATAAAACGGATATTTCAGAGAAAATTCAATATAGCGTTATTTGTTCAAGCGGTGAAAAAAGAACAATTTTATGGCGAAGAAGATATATTTATGATGAAGAAAAAAGTATTGACGGAATGATCTCCTCAGGTGAAGATATTACGGAACTTCTGAAACTTGAAGAAGAGAAAAGAAAAAATGACGAATTACTTTTTCAGCAGGCAAAACTTGCATCAATAGCAGAGATGTTAAGAAATATAGCCCATCAATGGAGACAACCTTTAAGTACGATTTCAACTGCAGCTTCTGGTATGAAAATGCAAAAAGAGATGGGAATTTTAAGTGATGAAGATTTTGATTTGGGTATGTCTTCTATTGTAGGTATGACTAAATACTTATCACAAACCATAAATGATTTTCAAAGTTTTTTTAAAGTAGATGATATAAATAAAGAGTTTACAAATGAAGAACTTTTTTTCAAAGTAGAAAATTTTATTTTAACGACTTTTAAAGCTTCAAATATAGAGTTAAATATCAGGGCAAAAGAGCATTTTACTATAACAGGCTCTCTTAATGAAATGATAAAAATCATTATAACTTTGTTAAATAATGCAAGAGATGCTTTTGCCCAAAAAAATTTGGATAAAAAAGCAGTTTTTTTAGAGAGTCATCTGCAAAAAAAATCTTTTTCTATTATTGTAAAAGATAATGCAGGCGGAATTAAAGAAGAGATAAAAAATAAAATTTTTGAGCCGTACTTTACCACAAAACATCAAAGTTTAGGTACGGGAATAGGGCTTTTTATGGTTAAAAATGTTGTAGAAAACAGACTTAACGGAAAAATCGAAGTACATAATGAAGAGGTCTCTTATAAAAAAGTTCATAGAATAGGAGCTGTTTTTAAAATTACAGTTCCTATAAAAAAATATTAATCGTTTTTCATAAACAGTGTTTGAGTAGGGTATGCGAAATCACAATTATTTTTCTCAACAAGTTTGTTGATTTTTATTATTACATCCTCTTTTATTAAAAGCCAATCTTCCCATGAAGGGCTTCTTGTAAAACAGTAAATCAGAATATTTATAGAACTTGCTCCATATTCATCTATATAAACCATTAGATTTCTTTTTACACCATGCAAATCTTCTCTTTTTATTGCTTCAAACTTTCTGGTTCTTTTTTCCGTAATTGTTTTTTCACTTGCAATTCCGGAATGATTTGAAAGCATTTCATAGATATCTTTTTTTAGATTGTAAATATCCTCAATAGAACTTTCATAAGTTATATTAAGAGTCATTTTTATTCTTCGTCCTATTCTTCTTTTTGAATAGTTTTTAATATGAGTATTTGCAAGTTCGGAGTTTGGAATAGTAATCATAGCATTGTCAAAAGTTCTTATTCTTGTAGTTCTCATTCTAATATCGACAACAGTTCCTTCAACATCGTTTGCAACTATCCAGTCTCCTTGAGAAAAAGAGTTATCACTCATAATATTAAGCGAGCCGAAAAAGTTTGCCAAAGTATCTTTTGATGCAAGAGCTATTGCGATACCACCGACTCCAAGTGAAGCTGCAATAGCTTTTATATCAATTCCTAACTGGGTAAAGAGAAAAAGAATTACTAAAAGAATAAAAAATACTTTTATTATTCTTAAAATAAAGACAATCATTTCTCTTCTGACGTTTGGGTATTTTTCTACTAATTGTTCGGCAAAATTTGAAATACTGTTTGATAAAAGAGAATAAATAGCCCAAGAAAAAAGACCCATATAAAGTGTATTTATCCAAGGAATTACTTTATTTAAAAGTATAACGTCTTTTATTAATATATATAAAGATATATGTATAGACAAAGTATATAAACCTATAACAAAAGGTCTTTTTATTGAGTCTTCAATATACTCTAAAATTGCCTGATCTTCTTCCTCCTCTTCATCCTGCTTTTTTCGTGTTATAAAAATCTTATTTAAAATTAAAATAACCAAAGAGATAAATTTTGTAACAAAGAGTTTGAAAAACAGCAGAATTAATAAAACAACGGTTACTTCGCCTATAGTAACTTTAAAATGATAAGAACAAAATTTTGAAATAGGTGAAATAAAAGAGTTTGAATCAATCAATGATATTAAATATTTGTAATTTAAATTATCAATAAAAAAGTTGGGTTTTCTATATAAATCAATATTTTCTTTTAAATATTTTAAGGTAAAAAGATGTTGAATATTCTGATTGGCAAGTTTGATATAATTGTCAATTAACTCTTTAGAAATTTTATTTTCACTGTTTCTTTCTTGTTCATACAAGCTTTTATAGTTATTAAAACTATTTTTTTCAATAAATTGAATATTATTGTCTAATACGGAAATAAAATAGTTTCTATCTTTAAAAGATTTTTTTGCCTCAATCAACTCTTTTAAAGTATTATCATAAATCTTTTGCCCTTTTAGCTGCAAGAGTTCTATCTCATCTCTTTTTATTGCCAAAGTATTATCTTCTCTTTGATTAATACTTATTCTGTTTTGCAGATAGTTTATTCTGGTATCATAATCTTTATTCTTGAACTCGTCTAAAATATATATTTCATCATTTATATTTTTTAATACATCTTTTGCTATGTTTAACTGTTCCGTTAATCTATCATCTACACTTTTTATACTCTCTTGTTTCTCTTCAATTTTTACATTTTCATTTAAATTATCTTTAGGTGTATCATTAAATACAGGTTCAACGCCAAATAAATAAATAGGAATTAAAAAGAGTAAAAATAGAGTTTTGAAAAGGTGTTGTTGCATAGTTGCTCCCTATATAAACTAAAAACATATTATATAAAAAATAGACTTATTTAGACTTATTGCATAAATTTATGATAACAGTTATCAATATTAGGAAACTTTAAGTTTACAAAGTGTAATATTTTGATATTGATTATCATTAAAAGGAGTATCGAATGTCAGTATTAATTATAGGTGGAGATAAAATAGATACCATCAAGGGAATTTTAGATGAACTTGGAAAGTTTTCAATAACTCACTGGGATACTAGAAAAAAATCAAGTGCTTGTAGAAAAGAGATTCCTAAAAATACGGATTATGTCTTAATGCTTACGGATTTTATAAATCATAATGCAATGTATAAATATAGAAAAGAGGCAAAAAAGAAAAATATTCCTTTAATCTGTACAAAAAGAAGTGCAAGTTCAGTACATTGTGAAGTGTGCAAGTTTTTAAAAATGGACAAATGCAAGGAGTAGAAAATGAGTGAGATTGTAATTAGTAAGTTAAGTCACTTTAGAAATTATAAGTATGAACCTCTTTCTAATAGAATTGTTAATCTAAGAGGAGCAACAAATGCCGATCTGGATGAGTTCTTGGCAATTGCACATATCTTAGACTCCAACTATATTAAGTATAAATTCTCTACTAATATTGATATTCGAATAATTGGGAAAAAATAATGGGAAAAATAGGTTTTGACGTAAATAACGAGTTTTTACCCTCTTTTGACAAGTTTCAAACGATGGTAAACAGAAGATTGATGTTTCTTAAACTTTATAATCAAGAAGTGCCTTGTGATATGAAGTTTTCAAAAAATGAAATTAATGAGTCGAAAAAAGAGACTCTTTTTAATATTTTTGCTAAAAAAATTTTAAAAAATTTAAAACATCCTACATATATTCAATCTCATATAACAAAGATTGATGTGGAATTGACAAACAAAATTAACACCTTTTTAAAAAAAGTGAATAAAAAGAGCGGCAGTTTATATAGATTTTCTCTTTTAAATAGCTTTGAAGAGAGAAATATCTCAACGGCTGCAAAATTGATTTGCATATTAGAAGAGTGCAATTACTCTTTTTATTTAGACGGGGAGAAAATCTTTAAAAATTTTGTTTTAAATAAGATTTTGCGTTCTAGTGAAAACAGAGAAGTAAGCGTAAATTTGGACTCAATAGATATAAAAAGCGAAGAGTATCTTTTTAAGACCAAAATTTTTACTTTTTGGGAGTTTATAAACAGCGAAAATTTAAAAATTGATAAACATATACAAAAAGCCGTTAACTGCATAAAAACTTCGGAATTCAATCAAGTATATCTTGTTTATCCAAAGAATGAAAATTTTAACAGACATATTCAAATCAAATGTGAAGATTTGGCAAACAGTGAATATATGATTAAATTAATACCGTATTCTATGCGTTCAACATTAAGATAAAGGAAGAAAAAAAATGAAAGCAATATTTTATGCAAGCAGCACCGGTAATACAGAAGATGTAGCAAATAAAATAAAAGATAAACTAGAAGATTTTGAACTTATTGATATAGCCTCACAGGGAGTATCGAAAATAAGTGAATGTGATTCGTTGATAATAGGAACACCTACTTGGGGTGAAGGAGATTTACAAGATGATTGGGAAGATAGTTTTGATGAATTACAAGAAATAGATTTTTCAAATAAAACAGTTGCTTTGTTTGGTCTAGGTGATCAAGAAAACTATTATGATGAGTTTGTAAACGCTATGGGAACTATGTATGAAGCTTTAAAAAGTAAAGGTGCAAATATTATAGGATTTACCTCTACTCAAGGATATGAATATGAAGAATCAACTGCTGAACTTGATGGAAAATTTGTAGGTTTGGTACTTGATGAAGACAATCAACCCGAACTTACGGATGAAAGAATTGCAAACTGGATAAGTGATATAAAAACAAAACTATAATATTGATAACTGTTATTAAAGTTTAAAGTAAAATCTGTTAATATTACAAAATTAATATAGATTATCATTTTCTATATTAAAACACAAGGAGAACAATTAATGAAAAAAATTAGTCTAGTAGCAGCTTCTTTACTATTATCTAGTAACTTAGTAGCAAATAATAGTATAGAAGAGGCTATTAAAGGTGGAACAATAAGCGGTGACGTAACACTTTACGGTGAGAGACAAAATAACAGCGGTCACAATACAGCTGATGAAAACGTAAAAGATTCTGGTTTTACAATGGGATCAATTAATCTTATGTATGAAACAGGAGACTTTAACGGTTTTAAAGCAGCTGTAGGATTTAGAGGTAATCATGATTTTTCAGAAGTAGAAGATAATGATTATTTTAACGAAGATGATGAGGGATACCAAGAAAAAACCGCTATTCTTCATACTGCAAATATCTCTTATACAAATGCTTATTTCGGTTTAACTTTCGGTAGACAAGAGATTGATTTGGAGTGGATGGGTGATTTTCATGAAGCTGCCGTATTAGCTGTGACAGCTATTCCCGATACGACAATTGTTGCCGGATATTCTGAAAGAATTGCAGTTGCCGATGAAGATGCCTTTTTAGAAAAATTCGATGACCTTGGTGACGGAGCATTTGTTTTAGATGCAAAGTATGAAGGTATTGAAAATTTAGTATTAAATCCATACTACTATAATGTTGATAAAGATGTTGAAGATGAAGATACGGGAAGACATAGAAATGCAGATGCCTCTTGGTATGGTTTAAAAGCGGATTTTGATACGGAAATGTTCGGAATTACACTTCACGGTGCAAAATCATCGGAAGATGAAAATGGAGTGGATGACGGACAGATTGTTCATGCAGAAGGTAGATTAAATATTGCGGGATTAGGTTTAGCAGCAGGATATATAAAGACTGATTCAGACGGAGGAATCGGTTCAATGGATGCAGCAGGAGACAATATTAATCCTTTTGATGCAATTATCGGAGGGGATGGTAACCAAGTCTATTCAACCGATGCAAAAACAGCTTATATTGCCGCAACTTATGAATTGGCAGGAATTGGATTAACAGCTGTTTACGGGCAAACAAAATATGACAATGAAGATGATGAAATAAAAGAAAAAGAGTTTGATTTAGGTGCTGAATACGGAATTACCGAAAATCTAAGTGTTGCTGCACTTTATATTAATGTAGATTCGGATAAACCAACTGAAGATTATGAAGATTACGATAAATTTACTCTAACTTTACAATACTCTTTTTAAAAAAGAAAGTGTATAGAAAAGGGAAGAAAAATCATTTCTTCCCTTTTTTTATAAGTTTTCTTCAGGTTTGGAAAAGTAAAAACCTTGAGAATATTCGATTTTTAACTCTTTTACTTTCTCATATATTTTCTCATCGCTTACAAACTCGGCAATCACTTTTATATTTGCCTCTTTTGCAAAGTTTACGATATTTTTTACAACCAAATAAGAGACTTTGTCATCTAGTATTTTTCTTATTATATTTCCGTCAATTTTTATAAAATCTGTTTTTATTTCCGTTAAATAAATAAAGTTTGAATAACCACTTCCAAAATCGTCTATATAGAGTTTGTAGCCTAAGTTTTTCAGCATAAGAAGATTCTTTTTTGCTCCGTCGTAATTTATAATATCTTCATTCTCTACTATTTCCAACCCTAATCTATTTGGGATATCGGGTTCATTTGCATAGTTTCTAAGAATTGCCAAAATCGAATCATTTACCACATCTTGAGGATTTAGATTAACATTTAAAGAGATATCTTTATTTTCCAAAAGTTTTTTATAACAAATATCTAATACGTATTTTGTAATATTTCTTGAGATAAAAGTTCCTTTTATTACAGGAAAGATTTTATCAGGGGTTATAATTTCACCTTTTTTATTAATTACTCTTAATAAAGCTTCATAATGTGAAGTATCTAAATTTTCATTATTTACGATTTTTTGATAATAACAAGTTAATCTTCTCTCTTCTATGGCATCTTTTATATCGTTTATTGTCATATAAAAGTTTTCATTTTGTTCATTTGAGTAAATTTCGATTTTATTTCTACCCTTGTTTTTTGCATTATACAGTGCAATATCGGCTAATTTGAAAGCATCTTGAAAAGTTCTTGATTTCCCCGGAGTAAGATTAACTCCTATTGATACCGTAAGGTTTATACTCTCTGTTTCGGAAATTCTAAATTTACTTTCTTGAATAGAATTAAAGACTCTTTCAAGTACGTTTAACGCGGATAAATGATTTTTCCTTTTTGTTTTTATAAGAATAAGAAACTCTTCTCCTCCGTATCTTACTATTGTATCGTCATTTACTCTTGTGCAAAGCTGCATAATATTTGCAACTTGTTTTAAGATTCTGTCTCCTGCATCATGTCCGTAGGTGTCATTGATTTTTTTGAAATAATCGATATCTATGGCAACTAAAAGATAATCATTTAAATTGATAAAATCTTTGTGCTCTTGAAGATAGTTTCTGTTAAATACATTGGTTAGTTTATCAATAAAGGCACTTTTTTTAGCCGTTACATATTTTATTGTTTGAACGACTAAGGCAATAATAAAAAACAAAATAATCAAAATAATCGTGATAATGGCATATTTCATTATTTTGATAATTTTATTTATATCTTCGATTTTTTTTACGGAGAAATCAATTGCCAAAATAAGTTTGACTTCATTTTTATTCAAAATAGGGATTAAATAGGTAATTGAGAGCTGATGTAAAAGAGGTTGTTTTATTAAAACGGGATTTTTAGTTTTGAAAATTTCAAGCCACTTGGGACTGTCAAT
It encodes the following:
- a CDS encoding PAS domain-containing sensor histidine kinase, producing the protein MDESKQNLEDNIIKQNKEIDTLNEYYSKLFEHTQVGIICLNPDGWFIKANQTFCNILGYTKEELQKLNFLEITYKDDIDKSVDLYNNVSENKKRSYNLEKRYIRKDGKLIWTEIFVNHITDKKGKFLYTLGVVTDISKRKGIQDTILEQTKTMQLYLDIVDVAIVVVNKQGNITLVNRKTCEILGFEEYSILGKNWFKNFISKDERMDQIKDFQDAIINKTDISEKIQYSVICSSGEKRTILWRRRYIYDEEKSIDGMISSGEDITELLKLEEEKRKNDELLFQQAKLASIAEMLRNIAHQWRQPLSTISTAASGMKMQKEMGILSDEDFDLGMSSIVGMTKYLSQTINDFQSFFKVDDINKEFTNEELFFKVENFILTTFKASNIELNIRAKEHFTITGSLNEMIKIIITLLNNARDAFAQKNLDKKAVFLESHLQKKSFSIIVKDNAGGIKEEIKNKIFEPYFTTKHQSLGTGIGLFMVKNVVENRLNGKIEVHNEEVSYKKVHRIGAVFKITVPIKKY
- a CDS encoding mechanosensitive ion channel family protein, giving the protein MQQHLFKTLFLLFLIPIYLFGVEPVFNDTPKDNLNENVKIEEKQESIKSVDDRLTEQLNIAKDVLKNINDEIYILDEFKNKDYDTRINYLQNRISINQREDNTLAIKRDEIELLQLKGQKIYDNTLKELIEAKKSFKDRNYFISVLDNNIQFIEKNSFNNYKSLYEQERNSENKISKELIDNYIKLANQNIQHLFTLKYLKENIDLYRKPNFFIDNLNYKYLISLIDSNSFISPISKFCSYHFKVTIGEVTVVLLILLFFKLFVTKFISLVILILNKIFITRKKQDEEEEEDQAILEYIEDSIKRPFVIGLYTLSIHISLYILIKDVILLNKVIPWINTLYMGLFSWAIYSLLSNSISNFAEQLVEKYPNVRREMIVFILRIIKVFFILLVILFLFTQLGIDIKAIAASLGVGGIAIALASKDTLANFFGSLNIMSDNSFSQGDWIVANDVEGTVVDIRMRTTRIRTFDNAMITIPNSELANTHIKNYSKRRIGRRIKMTLNITYESSIEDIYNLKKDIYEMLSNHSGIASEKTITEKRTRKFEAIKREDLHGVKRNLMVYIDEYGASSINILIYCFTRSPSWEDWLLIKEDVIIKINKLVEKNNCDFAYPTQTLFMKND
- a CDS encoding DUF2325 domain-containing protein; translated protein: MSVLIIGGDKIDTIKGILDELGKFSITHWDTRKKSSACRKEIPKNTDYVLMLTDFINHNAMYKYRKEAKKKNIPLICTKRSASSVHCEVCKFLKMDKCKE
- a CDS encoding flavodoxin, translated to MKAIFYASSTGNTEDVANKIKDKLEDFELIDIASQGVSKISECDSLIIGTPTWGEGDLQDDWEDSFDELQEIDFSNKTVALFGLGDQENYYDEFVNAMGTMYEALKSKGANIIGFTSTQGYEYEESTAELDGKFVGLVLDEDNQPELTDERIANWISDIKTKL
- a CDS encoding Opr family porin codes for the protein MKKISLVAASLLLSSNLVANNSIEEAIKGGTISGDVTLYGERQNNSGHNTADENVKDSGFTMGSINLMYETGDFNGFKAAVGFRGNHDFSEVEDNDYFNEDDEGYQEKTAILHTANISYTNAYFGLTFGRQEIDLEWMGDFHEAAVLAVTAIPDTTIVAGYSERIAVADEDAFLEKFDDLGDGAFVLDAKYEGIENLVLNPYYYNVDKDVEDEDTGRHRNADASWYGLKADFDTEMFGITLHGAKSSEDENGVDDGQIVHAEGRLNIAGLGLAAGYIKTDSDGGIGSMDAAGDNINPFDAIIGGDGNQVYSTDAKTAYIAATYELAGIGLTAVYGQTKYDNEDDEIKEKEFDLGAEYGITENLSVAALYINVDSDKPTEDYEDYDKFTLTLQYSF
- a CDS encoding EAL domain-containing protein, which translates into the protein MKNKFVIKNPKYLILFSLIIFVSMFVVLYGTIKLEKKLEQKMLSISISDVISISLNSSKAISKLLKNSSNYIEDIKKDENLHKEVEKNLNILLTKNIKYAYLLYRDKKGVFRFLADAAEEDKAFINQKFDIDSPKWLEIFKTKNPVLIKQPLLHQLSITYLIPILNKNEVKLILAIDFSVKKIEDINKIIKIMKYAIITIILIILFFIIALVVQTIKYVTAKKSAFIDKLTNVFNRNYLQEHKDFINLNDYLLVAIDIDYFKKINDTYGHDAGDRILKQVANIMQLCTRVNDDTIVRYGGEEFLILIKTKRKNHLSALNVLERVFNSIQESKFRISETESINLTVSIGVNLTPGKSRTFQDAFKLADIALYNAKNKGRNKIEIYSNEQNENFYMTINDIKDAIEERRLTCYYQKIVNNENLDTSHYEALLRVINKKGEIITPDKIFPVIKGTFISRNITKYVLDICYKKLLENKDISLNVNLNPQDVVNDSILAILRNYANEPDIPNRLGLEIVENEDIINYDGAKKNLLMLKNLGYKLYIDDFGSGYSNFIYLTEIKTDFIKIDGNIIRKILDDKVSYLVVKNIVNFAKEANIKVIAEFVSDEKIYEKVKELKIEYSQGFYFSKPEENL